The Monodelphis domestica isolate mMonDom1 chromosome 7, mMonDom1.pri, whole genome shotgun sequence genome window below encodes:
- the CIITA gene encoding MHC class II transactivator isoform X2 gives MRQLRASGQCTAMESGPLSEGSYLGLLQSEIDPLQLFHFYDQPLPGEEEIEFTSDPDTDTINCDQVDRLWNAIENEGAGEAYDRIAALAEYMFSDPHPETEGIFGNIDPDEVVNENIDALAEVPQKSQKSQKRLFMDKPEPQSDTWETKRRKPETSPAIPLVTNNLVTASSNDNLVLKDSLSPLPGQVAKPSLPSMKEAFLVPMSSASPVFTCLNFNGGPIQLIPTFPTLPQGVFQFTVENGVSNIFFYPASSGDDAIIQSLPVSPDRPGSTSPLVPSAADMPNMPEASALTLQSRKTDVHLEQSLEQLATIVVDSNLAPKQPESVEGFCRALQKAYGDVPKGQSSYYIDIELTRTQVEKNSKYQEKDLAIQDWTERQKARVGWREVFARPSGQKGETQVIAVLGKAGLGKSAWTREICRNWAQGQLPQYEFVFHYKCHGLNLPGNDYCLKDLFFRLCHHSLEESEEVFKYILKHPNHILVILDSFEELEGQDGLLHYLASSSPREPQPIKGLLAGLFQRKLLRGCTLLITTRPKGRFIQYLAKVDSLLEVQGFSPEQVEAYFEKYFQSSPSDRDEALRLLRTQPYLLSHCYSPAVCLSLCQLCEKVLAAGGPAQLPSTLTGLFVSLFCSALRAKKKGTSETWPRRCLAGLAELAWERGQRHCRVLREDQFPSKEVKEFTVSGDFMWPLPTARDPEMVFSTFLLQNFLGALRLALSGEVRHKELPRYIALTPRKKKPYDNWLDRVPHFLTGLLFQPLSSCLGLLGGDEQVELVCKRKKVLLSYLTRLQPGTLGPGKLLELLHCAHEAADRQLWEHVTAGLPSYLSFWGVRLAPPDVHVLGEALKAAGKDFSLDLRSTSVDLHGLRILVQLGCVTCFRASLSDTVWLWESLQQSGEHELLQSSTKKFTIDPFKVKSMKDVEDLCSLVHIQSSGNVPTEACDPLPAIRDLKKLEFALGPGLGPQGFPKLVKILAAFSSLQHLDLDTLSENKIGDEGVTQLSAIFPELKVLETLNLSQNCITDVGATELAKALPSLATSLVTLSLYNNCICDTGAKNIASVLPSMVSLRVLDVQYNKFTDAGAQQLTASLKKCPHIETLAMWNSTIPYGVQEHLQHLDSRISLR, from the exons CTAGCGGTCAGTGCACAGCCATGGAATCTGGGCCACTGTCAGAAGGAAGCTACTTGGGGCTGCTCCAAAGTGAGATTGACCCCCTacaacttttccatttttatgacCAACCCCTGCCTGGAGAAGAAGAGATTGAGTTCACTTCAG ATCCTGATACTGACACAATCAACTGTGATCAAGTGGACAGGCTATGGAATGCCATAGAAAATGAGGGGGCAGGAGAGGCCTATGACAGGATAG CTGCATTGGCAGAATACATGTTCTCAGACCCACATCCAGAGACTGAAGGTATTTTTG GGAACATTGACCCAGATGAAGTGGTGAACGAAAATATAGATGCATTGGCTGAGGTGCCCCAGAAATCacagaaaagtcagaaaagat TATTTATGGATAAGCCTGAGCCTCAGTCAGACACTTGGGAGACCAAACGCAGAAAACCAG agACATCCCCGGCCATTCCTTTGGTAACCAACAATTTAGTGACAGCATCTTCCAATGATAATTTGGTCCTGAAAgactctctgtctcctctcccaGGCCAAGTTGCCAAGCCCAGCCTGCCCTCCATGAAAGAAGCCTTTCTGGTGCCCA TGTCCTCAGCCAGTCCTGTTTTTACTTGCCTGAATTTCAACGGGGGACCTATCCAACTCATCCCCACCTTTCCCACTCTGCCACAAGGCGTATTCCAATTCACAGTGGAAAACGGAGTCTCCAACATCTTCTTTTACCCAG CCTCATCAGGGGATGATGCCATCATACAGAGCCTCCCAGTATCACCTGACAGGCCTGGCTCCACCAGTCCACTTGTTCCATCAGCAGCAGATATGCCCAACATGCCTGAGGCTTCAGCTCTAACTTTGCAAAGCAGAAAAACAG ATGTACATTTAGAGCAGTCCCTGGAACAGCTTGCAACAATTGTAGTAGATTCTAACCTAGCTCCCAAACAGCCTG AGTCTGTGGAAGGGTTCTGTCGTGCTCTACAAAAGGCATATGGGGATGTTCCAAAAGGTCAAAGCAGCTATTACATTGACATAGAACTCACAAGAACCCAAGTGGAAAAAAATAGCAAGTATCAAGAGAAAGACCTGGCAATCCAGGactggacagagagacagaaggctCGCGTGGGCTGGAGAGAAGTCTTTGCTCGCCCCAGTGGGCAGAAAGGGGAGACACAGGTGATTGCAGTACTAGGCAAGGCTGGCTTGGGCAAAAGTGCCTGGACTCGGGAGATCTGTAGGAACTGGGCCCAGGGCCAGCTTCCTCAATATGAATTTGTCTTCCACTACAAATGCCACGGCCTGAACTTGCCAGGGAATGACTATTGCCTGAAAGATCTGTTTTTCAGACTCTGCCATCACTCAttggaagagagtgaggaagTCTTCAAATATATTCTGAAGCACCCAAACCACATTCTGGTCATTCTGGACTCCTTTGAGGAACTAGAAGGTCAAGATGGCTTGCTGCATTATCTGGCCAGCTCCTCTCCTAGGGAGCCCCAGCCCATCAAAGGGCTGCTGGCTGGCCTCTTCCAAAGGAAGCTCCTGAGGGGTTGCACACTGCTGATCACAACCAGGCCAAAAGGAAGGTTTATCCAGTACTTGGCCAAAGTAGACAGCCTCTTGGAGGTGCAGGGCTTCTCTCCTGAGCAGGTAGAGGcttactttgaaaaatatttccagaGTTCACCATCAGACAGGGATGAAGCCTTGAGGCTCCTCCGGACCCAGCCCTACCTGCTCAGTCATTGCTACAGCCCTGCTGTGTGCCTCTCCCTCTGTCAGCTGTGTGAGAAGGTTCTGGCTGCAGGAGGTCCAGCCCAACTCCCCTCCACTCTCACTGGGCTCTTTGTCAGCCTCTTCTGCTCAGCACTGAGAGCCAAGAAAAAAGGGACATCAGAAACCTGGCCCAGGAGGTGCCTGGCAGGGTTGGCAGAGCTGGCATGGGAGCGAGGCCAGAGACACTGCAGGGTCCTGAGAGAGGACCAGTTCCCCTCCAAAGAAGTGAAGGAATTCACTGTTTCTGGGGACTTTATGTGGCCATTGCCAACAGCCAGGGATCCAGAGATGGTCTTCTCTACCTTTCTCCTACAGAACTTCCTGGGAGCTCTGAGGCTGGCACTGAGTGGGGAAGTAAGACACAAGGAGCTCCCCAGGTACATAGCCCTGACCCCTAGGAAGAAGAAACCCTATGACAACTGGCTGGACCGGGTACCTCACTTCCTGACTGGGCTTCTTTTCCAACCCCTGTCCTCCTGCCTTGGTCTCCTTGGTGGGGATGAGCAGGTTGAGCTTGTGTGCAAGAGGAAGAAGGTACTCTTGAGCTATCTGACACGGTTACAGCCTGGGACACTGGGACCTGGGAAGCTCCTTGAACTGCTGCATTGTGCCCATGAGGCAGCCGACAGACAACTATGGGAGCATGTAACAGCTGGGCTACCCTCCTACCTTTCCTTCTGGGGAGTTCGCCTGGCCCCACCAGATGTGCATGTTTTGGGAGAGGCCCTGAAAGCGGCTGGCAAAGACTTCTCCCTGGATCTCAGAAGCACCTCCGTTGACCTGCATGGGCTACGGATCCTTGTCCAACTTGGCTGTGTCACCTGCTTCAG GGCATCTCTGAGTGACACAGTGTGGCTGTGGGAATCCCTTCAGCAAAGTGGGGAACATGAACTACTCCAAAGTTCCACTAAGAAGTTCACCATTGATCCCTTCAAAGTCAAGTCCATGAAGGATGTGGAGGACCTTTGTAGCCTGGTACACATCCAAAG CTCCGGAAATGTCCCTACAGAGGCATGTGACCCTCTCCCTGCCATCAGAGACTTGAAGAAGCTTGAGTTTGC GCTTGGCCCAGGTTTGGGTCCCCAGGGCTTTCCAAAATTGGTTAAGATCCTTGCAGCCTTTTCCTCCCTTCAGCATTTGGA CCTGGATACCCTAAGTGAGAACAAGATTGGGGATGAAGGTGTAACTCAGCTCTCTGCCATCTTTCCAGAGTTAAAGGTCTTGGAAACCTTGAA CTTGTCTCAGAATTGCATCACTGATGTGGGAGCCACAGAGTTGGCCAAGGCTCTGCCATCACTGGCAACATCCCTTGTTACCTTGAG